Below is a window of Allomuricauda ruestringensis DSM 13258 DNA.
CAAAAGTGTGCTTTCTCCTTTGTTGGTAGGGGTATCCAAGGTGCCCAGAATTTGCAATAAAGTGGTTTTTCCTGCACCCGAGGCCCCGACAATGGAGACCACTTCGCCTTTTTTTATTACCAAATCGACCCCTTTTAAAACTTTGAGGTCTCCGTAACTTTTTTGAATATTTGTGGCCTTTATCATAAATACAACTTCGTTGGTCGAAGATAATGATTACTACTGTATCGTAAAGAATGTATTTTCTGGCTAAACGCCTGTCAATTTAAGTTATTTTTGATTGAAGCGAATAAAATTGCATGGAGGGTTAGCATGGTAAGATGTCAGTTCTCGATGCTTTTTCTCAAACAAACGTTCTAAAATGTACAACAGGTATTTTTAATACACTTTTAACTGATTTTATACGCATTACCCAAATAATCTAGTAATTTTGTAGGGTACTAATTTTTCAAACTTTAAAATCAGAAAATATATGGCAACTTTACGATTGGGAGATACTGCTCCGGACTTTACTGCAGTTACTTCGGAAGGAACACTTAATTTTTATGAATACCTTGGTGATAGTTGGGGGATTCTATTTTCTCACCCTGCTGACTTTACTCCTGTTTGTACCACCGAACTGGGTACTGCTGCCAAGTTTAAGGATGAGTTCGACAAAAGAAACGTAAAGATGATGGCATTGAGTGTTGACGGGGCCGCATCTCACATGGAATGGATCAAGGACATCAACGAGACCCAAAATACCAAGGTCAACTTTCCTATAGTTGCCGATGTGGAAAGAAAGGTTTCCGATCTTTACGATATGATTCACCCCAATGCGGACGATACACTTACTGTACGATCAGTGTTTATTGTGGGTCCCGATAAAAAAATCAAACTTACATTAACATATCCTGCCTCGACCGGACGTAATTTTTACGAATTGTTGCGCGTAGTGGATTCTTTGCAATTAACGGCAAACCATAAAGTGGCTACTCCGGCAAACTGGAAAAATGGGGAAAAAGTCGTGGTAAGTCCATCTATACCTACCGAAGAGGCCAAAGGAATTTTTACC
It encodes the following:
- a CDS encoding peroxiredoxin, yielding MATLRLGDTAPDFTAVTSEGTLNFYEYLGDSWGILFSHPADFTPVCTTELGTAAKFKDEFDKRNVKMMALSVDGAASHMEWIKDINETQNTKVNFPIVADVERKVSDLYDMIHPNADDTLTVRSVFIVGPDKKIKLTLTYPASTGRNFYELLRVVDSLQLTANHKVATPANWKNGEKVVVSPSIPTEEAKGIFTKGVEEIKPYLRLTPDPTT